In Vibrio alfacsensis, the following proteins share a genomic window:
- a CDS encoding flagellin — MVMSAVEVRPHSIRLGGQEQASIMPTRSADSSAAITPRPVTVLADAATSAYSVSGIQLMHGQQQATAVQIASKSLQVIGKELTLIKRGLSQALHQGVQNVPGLQDSLVRSKSSIQQVVEQASFDGNKVIDNELHLKLDKANIRRFSIPGLNVHRLSERAEQIRLDFPQGQSVMIQFDGLADGERTVKMLDRSVIGLGMRASLGEDGSILFEASETAYRQMQQKVLVTGEGHRFPAGQPNVLSLKAEPDGIAELSFDLGSRDGIKQSIAKVNQHLGQVQTSLEQAKDFHSELGVQMQSVHNSSRQLSVGAVNAKLNSFIESSSQFTSTFQALNAQANVRRHTVVALLN; from the coding sequence ATGGTAATGAGTGCAGTAGAGGTTAGACCCCATAGCATACGACTTGGGGGGCAAGAACAAGCCTCTATCATGCCAACCCGATCAGCAGATTCAAGTGCTGCGATCACGCCACGTCCGGTTACTGTTTTGGCTGATGCAGCAACATCAGCCTATTCAGTTTCTGGCATTCAACTCATGCATGGGCAGCAGCAAGCAACGGCAGTCCAAATTGCTTCTAAATCCTTACAAGTCATAGGAAAAGAGCTGACTCTTATAAAGCGAGGCTTGTCTCAGGCTCTTCACCAAGGTGTGCAAAACGTTCCTGGCTTACAAGATTCACTCGTACGCTCGAAGAGTAGTATTCAGCAAGTTGTTGAGCAAGCGAGTTTTGATGGTAACAAAGTCATCGATAATGAACTGCATCTTAAACTTGATAAAGCAAACATACGTCGATTTTCTATTCCGGGTTTGAATGTTCATCGTTTGAGCGAGAGAGCTGAGCAAATTCGTTTGGACTTTCCTCAAGGACAGTCGGTGATGATTCAGTTTGATGGCTTAGCGGATGGTGAGCGCACCGTTAAGATGCTTGACCGAAGTGTGATCGGATTAGGAATGCGAGCGTCACTCGGTGAAGATGGGTCGATTTTATTTGAAGCATCAGAGACGGCCTACCGTCAAATGCAACAAAAAGTACTGGTCACGGGGGAGGGACATCGATTCCCAGCAGGCCAGCCGAATGTGCTCAGTTTGAAAGCAGAACCCGATGGTATTGCCGAGTTAAGTTTTGATCTCGGTTCGCGTGACGGCATTAAGCAATCTATTGCGAAAGTGAATCAACATTTAGGGCAAGTTCAAACGAGTCTAGAGCAGGCGAAAGACTTTCACAGTGAGTTGGGTGTCCAGATGCAATCTGTTCATAATAGCTCTCGTCAGCTTTCTGTTGGTGCTGTTAACGCAAAGTTAAACAGTTTTATAGAGAGTTCTTCTCAATTTACGTCAACGTTTCAAGCCTTAAATGCTCAGGCGAATGTTCGTCGACATACCGTGGTGGCATTGTTGAATTGA
- the flgL gene encoding flagellar hook-associated protein FlgL, whose protein sequence is MRISDNQFSHMMLQSLQSNNAGLGLVMHQMSTGERLTKLSDDPMASIKLLNLERETSALGQYQNNIANLKTTLSQQEVHLDAVNESLKSMRDLVLWGANETLTDEDRTGMITELKSYRDSIESSFNTQDQEGHYIFSGTLTTTPAINSSTGNYVIDGNSDKRVVTVAKGVTMEANMTAQDILELGGGDNVLNQIDALIAEFENPSPNFQAEVGASLEAIDATMANVLGAMTEIGGRHNNLDLMDSSHSENQLFVDKVTGDLSALDYGEASVRLSDYMAALQATQASYVKINDLNLFDRI, encoded by the coding sequence ATGCGTATTAGTGATAACCAATTTAGCCATATGATGCTTCAAAGCCTGCAAAGCAACAACGCAGGTCTTGGTTTAGTCATGCACCAAATGTCCACAGGTGAGCGACTAACAAAACTGTCTGACGATCCAATGGCGTCAATTAAATTACTTAACCTAGAGCGCGAAACTAGTGCGTTAGGTCAATACCAAAACAATATTGCCAATTTAAAAACCACACTATCTCAGCAAGAAGTTCACTTAGATGCGGTCAATGAAAGTTTAAAAAGCATGCGAGACTTGGTGCTCTGGGGGGCAAATGAGACCCTAACTGATGAAGATCGTACAGGGATGATTACTGAGCTAAAAAGTTACCGCGATTCGATTGAGTCGTCTTTCAATACGCAAGATCAGGAAGGGCACTACATCTTCTCTGGAACGCTTACTACTACGCCAGCCATTAATAGCTCAACAGGGAATTACGTCATTGATGGTAACAGTGATAAGAGAGTGGTGACGGTAGCAAAAGGCGTGACTATGGAAGCGAACATGACCGCGCAAGATATCTTGGAGCTGGGCGGCGGTGATAATGTACTTAATCAAATTGATGCTCTAATTGCAGAATTTGAGAATCCGAGTCCAAATTTTCAAGCTGAAGTAGGGGCTAGCCTAGAAGCCATCGATGCTACAATGGCAAACGTGCTAGGGGCGATGACCGAAATCGGTGGACGCCACAATAACCTAGATTTGATGGATAGTTCGCACAGCGAAAACCAACTGTTTGTTGATAAAGTGACAGGCGATCTATCAGCGCTGGATTATGGTGAAGCTTCTGTACGTTTGAGTGATTACATGGCGGCATTACAAGCCACCCAAGCGAGTTACGTAAAGATCAACGATCTTAATTTATTTGATCGTATTTAA
- a CDS encoding rod-binding protein, which produces MKLDNNGDQTPLNAMLYHDNNALASIKQSRDKEGALEVVAGQFEAMFLQMVLRQMRSSSDVLAHKDSPFSSQQQGVFRDMYDGQLAIELAKKQNSGIADMLVQQLSPSMREVAFDSTRNISPANDHDDLDFERISQVESEAAIAHSNTINSVQQAVASVQQVLGEAGMTTAFSQPLNRKMEL; this is translated from the coding sequence ATGAAGTTAGACAATAATGGTGACCAAACTCCACTCAACGCCATGCTTTATCATGACAATAATGCCCTCGCGAGCATCAAGCAGAGTCGTGATAAAGAGGGAGCGCTCGAGGTGGTCGCCGGCCAGTTTGAAGCCATGTTTCTGCAAATGGTACTGCGTCAAATGCGCAGTAGCAGTGATGTGTTAGCTCACAAAGACAGTCCATTTTCGAGCCAACAACAAGGTGTGTTTCGTGATATGTACGATGGGCAACTCGCGATTGAATTGGCAAAGAAACAAAACTCAGGTATTGCTGATATGTTGGTTCAGCAGTTGAGTCCATCGATGCGAGAAGTCGCGTTTGATTCTACTCGTAACATATCGCCGGCGAATGACCACGATGATTTAGACTTTGAACGCATATCACAAGTTGAAAGCGAAGCGGCAATCGCGCATTCCAATACGATTAATTCTGTTCAGCAAGCGGTCGCCTCTGTGCAACAGGTGCTTGGTGAAGCCGGTATGACAACCGCGTTTTCTCAGCCGCTGAACAGAAAAATGGAGCTGTAA
- the flgK gene encoding flagellar hook-associated protein FlgK has product MNLVNIALSGLNANRVALNVTAQNVANVNTPGYSRQQALMASVGGSVSNSLSAGNGVEVTSIRRVTDQYLVKQTWSTNSATSYASSYTVAMSQLENTLGADGFSISAGLDSFHAALNDATVKPDSVPFRQQIIAEAEALARRFNTLNESLHNQHKDMSDQRTATLASANSLMANIAQVNKQIVEMQGSGGNPAQLMDSRDALVGELSKIVEIKTTDQPDGSLQVTLASGQPLVMGADYGKLTATPDVNDPYLAELNVEFANQEFAVEQSVGGQLGAINDYQTDVLKKNQFALDDMAKALADEYNDVLSTGKDLNGNPGKPLFSYDPANPASSLTITDIDAEELAFSSDGTPGNADVLNDLIALSNKPVAITGYGSLSLNDAFTAMVGDAAVKSRQAASDYEAKAAMNHQAHAARDNVSSVNSDEEAANLMTFANAHNANMKVISTANQLFDSVLQLF; this is encoded by the coding sequence ATGAATCTTGTTAATATCGCCCTATCAGGCTTAAACGCTAATCGTGTTGCTCTTAACGTTACCGCGCAAAACGTGGCAAACGTCAACACGCCGGGATACAGTCGTCAGCAAGCGCTGATGGCGTCGGTTGGCGGTAGTGTATCTAACTCATTAAGTGCCGGAAATGGTGTCGAAGTGACGAGCATACGTCGAGTTACAGACCAATATTTGGTTAAGCAAACATGGTCAACGAACAGTGCTACATCTTATGCTTCGAGTTATACCGTGGCGATGAGCCAACTAGAAAATACGCTAGGTGCTGATGGCTTTAGTATTTCTGCGGGCTTAGATTCATTTCATGCCGCTCTTAACGACGCAACCGTTAAACCAGATTCTGTTCCATTTCGTCAGCAAATCATCGCAGAGGCAGAGGCATTAGCTCGTCGCTTCAACACGCTTAATGAGTCATTACATAACCAACACAAAGACATGAGTGACCAGCGCACCGCGACGTTGGCGAGTGCGAACAGTCTGATGGCGAACATCGCTCAGGTGAACAAGCAGATCGTTGAAATGCAAGGCAGTGGCGGAAACCCAGCACAGCTGATGGACTCTCGTGATGCGTTGGTCGGAGAATTATCAAAAATTGTTGAAATTAAAACCACAGATCAGCCAGATGGAAGCCTGCAAGTGACACTTGCTTCCGGTCAGCCGCTGGTTATGGGGGCTGATTACGGAAAGCTGACGGCCACTCCAGATGTCAATGATCCTTACTTGGCAGAACTGAATGTCGAGTTTGCTAATCAAGAATTTGCGGTTGAACAATCTGTTGGTGGTCAATTAGGTGCAATTAATGATTATCAAACGGACGTTTTGAAGAAAAACCAATTCGCATTGGATGACATGGCAAAAGCACTTGCTGATGAATATAACGACGTATTATCTACAGGCAAGGATCTCAATGGTAACCCGGGCAAACCACTATTTAGTTATGATCCTGCGAACCCGGCGTCTAGCCTCACTATCACTGATATCGATGCTGAGGAGTTGGCATTTTCAAGTGATGGTACACCGGGTAATGCGGATGTACTTAATGATTTGATCGCATTGAGCAACAAGCCCGTTGCCATTACAGGCTATGGTTCCTTAAGCCTTAATGATGCCTTTACCGCCATGGTCGGTGATGCCGCCGTTAAGTCTCGCCAAGCCGCTTCTGATTACGAAGCCAAAGCCGCCATGAACCACCAAGCTCATGCTGCTCGCGACAATGTGAGTTCAGTGAATAGTGATGAAGAGGCGGCGAACTTAATGACGTTTGCGAACGCTCACAATGCGAATATGAAAGTGATTAGTACGGCTAATCAACTGTTTGACTCCGTTTTACAATTGTTCTAA
- a CDS encoding cytidylyltransferase domain-containing protein — MKNRNIIQKTNNAGKFVALILARGGSKGLPRKNILPLNGKPVISWTIEAALQCPQVGRVFVSTDDSEIATTSISLGAEIIDRPPALALDTSSSIDALSHAIDWLELNNIQSEYLVLLQPTSPLRNAVHLQESLHLYTVKNADLVISVFEPSHTPIKSYIEREDGSLAGLYSDDAPYTRRQDLPRAFQPNGAIYAFSKNAFKLNNRFPQSNVYPYLMSECDSLDIDTLDDLLAVEKVMMELSR, encoded by the coding sequence ATGAAAAATAGAAATATCATACAGAAAACTAATAACGCCGGAAAATTTGTGGCGCTCATCCTCGCTAGAGGCGGTTCAAAAGGTTTACCGAGAAAGAATATTCTCCCCCTTAATGGAAAACCAGTTATCAGTTGGACAATAGAGGCTGCCCTGCAGTGCCCTCAAGTGGGGCGCGTATTTGTGTCAACAGATGATAGCGAAATCGCAACAACTAGCATCAGTTTAGGTGCTGAGATTATAGATAGGCCTCCAGCGTTAGCTTTAGACACTTCTAGTAGTATTGATGCTCTTTCACATGCGATTGATTGGTTAGAGCTTAACAATATTCAGAGTGAGTATCTTGTGTTGTTACAGCCAACCTCCCCATTACGTAACGCAGTTCATTTACAAGAATCATTGCATCTCTATACAGTTAAGAATGCTGATCTTGTGATCAGTGTGTTTGAGCCATCCCATACCCCAATAAAGTCGTATATAGAAAGGGAAGATGGTTCATTAGCCGGCCTTTATAGCGATGATGCTCCCTATACCAGGAGGCAAGATTTACCTCGAGCTTTTCAGCCGAATGGTGCAATTTATGCCTTTTCAAAAAATGCATTTAAATTAAATAACCGATTTCCCCAAAGTAATGTTTACCCATATTTGATGTCAGAGTGCGACTCATTAGATATCGACACATTGGATGATTTATTAGCGGTGGAAAAAGTAATGATGGAATTATCAAGATGA
- a CDS encoding flagellar basal body P-ring protein FlgI, which yields MKPVNAFLSFFLLALTLGLPMTAHAEVEIPIMDLVDVQGIRENQLVGYGLVVGLAGQGDRNQVKFTSQSITNMLRQFGVQIDDSMNPKLRNVASVSVTASVDPMAGPGQALDVVVSSIGDAKSLRGGTLLLTPLRGIDGEVYAIAQGSVVVGGLSAEGKSGSKVEVNTPTAGRIPNGAILEREIETDFNERDEITLNLRKPSFTTAKNIVREINSTFGPNVAVAINKARVDMRAPMDTQQRVIMMSMLEEMSVVEGRKPARIVFNSRTGTVVIGKNVKVGEAAVSHGNLTVRISESEQVSQPNAFSDGETKVVNQSKIDVNEEQAQMVIWPPGTELNTIVSAVNSLGATPTDLMSILQALNEAGALNAELVVI from the coding sequence ATGAAGCCAGTAAATGCTTTTCTTTCTTTTTTCTTATTGGCATTAACGTTGGGATTGCCGATGACCGCTCACGCCGAAGTGGAAATTCCTATTATGGACTTGGTTGATGTGCAGGGTATTCGTGAGAACCAACTTGTCGGCTACGGTTTAGTGGTTGGCTTAGCTGGGCAAGGTGACCGAAACCAAGTCAAATTTACCTCACAGTCTATAACGAATATGCTGCGCCAGTTTGGTGTGCAGATTGATGACAGTATGAATCCTAAGTTGCGTAATGTGGCTTCAGTGAGCGTCACCGCTTCGGTGGACCCAATGGCGGGGCCGGGGCAGGCGTTGGATGTTGTGGTCTCATCCATTGGTGATGCGAAGAGTCTACGTGGCGGTACGTTGCTACTGACGCCACTTCGAGGCATCGACGGTGAAGTGTATGCCATTGCCCAAGGAAGTGTTGTGGTTGGTGGCCTTTCAGCAGAGGGTAAAAGCGGCTCAAAAGTAGAAGTAAACACACCAACCGCGGGTCGTATCCCTAATGGTGCAATCCTCGAACGTGAAATTGAGACCGATTTTAATGAACGAGATGAAATTACTCTGAATTTACGCAAGCCAAGCTTTACGACTGCGAAGAACATCGTACGAGAAATCAACAGTACATTTGGGCCAAATGTCGCGGTCGCGATTAACAAAGCGCGTGTGGACATGCGTGCGCCTATGGATACGCAACAGCGCGTGATTATGATGTCGATGTTAGAAGAAATGAGTGTGGTTGAGGGCCGTAAGCCTGCGCGCATCGTCTTCAATTCGCGCACTGGTACCGTCGTTATTGGGAAAAATGTGAAAGTTGGTGAGGCGGCGGTCAGCCATGGCAATTTGACAGTCCGTATCTCCGAATCAGAACAAGTGAGCCAGCCGAATGCATTCTCTGATGGTGAAACCAAAGTGGTCAATCAATCCAAAATTGATGTGAACGAAGAGCAAGCTCAAATGGTGATTTGGCCTCCAGGGACTGAGCTCAACACTATCGTCAGTGCGGTAAACAGTTTAGGTGCAACGCCAACAGACTTGATGTCCATTCTACAAGCATTGAACGAAGCTGGCGCATTAAACGCTGAACTGGTTGTGATTTAA